Proteins from a single region of Bdellovibrio bacteriovorus:
- a CDS encoding HesB/IscA family protein, translating to MIQISPEAAAKIGALKKEDGKDDSAFLRVEVKKGGCSGLSYKMNFESVPRDGDKYFESHGQKIAVAPNSMMYLLGMTLEYSGGLNGKGFVFNNPNAAKQCGCGSSFNV from the coding sequence ATGATTCAGATTTCTCCAGAAGCCGCCGCTAAAATTGGCGCTTTAAAAAAAGAAGACGGCAAAGACGACAGCGCTTTCTTGCGTGTCGAAGTCAAAAAGGGCGGATGTTCTGGCTTGTCTTACAAAATGAATTTTGAATCTGTCCCCCGTGATGGCGATAAATATTTTGAATCTCACGGTCAAAAAATTGCCGTGGCCCCTAACAGCATGATGTATCTTTTAGGCATGACGTTAGAATATTCGGGCGGCCTTAACGGCAAGGGCTTTGTATTTAATAACCCCAACGCCGCCAAGCAATGCGGGTGCGGTTCAAGTTTTAATGTCTAA
- a CDS encoding cysteine desulfurase family protein produces the protein MENSTAPIYFDYNATTPVDPEVFAAMEPYFKQHFGNPASAGHTWGWAAEAAVVKGREQVAQLIGAKSQEVIFTSGATESNNWAIFGLLSKLRENNPQEPVHFITSNVEHSSIMKGMAALTRWNVDVTFLPVDHNGQVQVEQVKKALRPHTRMMSFIWVNNEIGTINPIAELAALAKENKIYFHTDATQAAGKIPMNVTDMGIDLMSFSAHKIYGPKGVGALYIRGKDPKVQLDPLIYGGGQERGLRSGTVNVPGVVGFGKAAELCKKNQAQESAKLRELSQTLWKELQAAIPGVKLNGHPTERAANNLNITLPGAKTEKLMSHLQKLGVSTGSACGTGAMVISHVLTGIGLSPEEVQCSLRLSLGRWTTREEISRAVDILKEGISK, from the coding sequence TGCTAGCGCCGGACACACCTGGGGTTGGGCCGCCGAAGCCGCCGTTGTGAAAGGGCGCGAGCAAGTCGCTCAACTTATCGGAGCAAAATCCCAAGAAGTGATTTTTACAAGTGGCGCCACAGAATCAAACAACTGGGCGATCTTTGGTCTGCTTTCAAAATTGCGCGAAAACAATCCGCAAGAACCTGTGCATTTTATCACTTCTAACGTCGAACACAGTTCGATCATGAAGGGCATGGCCGCATTAACTCGCTGGAATGTCGACGTCACATTTTTGCCTGTCGATCACAATGGCCAAGTTCAAGTTGAACAAGTTAAAAAAGCTCTTCGTCCCCACACTCGTATGATGAGTTTTATTTGGGTGAATAACGAAATCGGCACCATCAATCCAATTGCAGAGCTTGCAGCCTTAGCAAAAGAAAATAAAATCTATTTTCACACGGACGCGACTCAAGCCGCCGGAAAAATTCCGATGAATGTGACGGACATGGGTATCGATCTTATGTCATTTTCCGCACATAAAATTTACGGCCCCAAAGGGGTCGGCGCACTTTATATCCGAGGCAAAGATCCTAAGGTTCAATTAGATCCTTTGATTTATGGCGGCGGGCAAGAACGCGGCTTACGTTCTGGCACGGTGAATGTGCCGGGAGTCGTCGGCTTTGGGAAGGCCGCAGAACTCTGCAAAAAGAATCAGGCGCAAGAATCGGCAAAGCTCAGAGAGCTTTCGCAAACTTTATGGAAAGAACTGCAAGCTGCCATTCCCGGAGTGAAATTAAATGGCCATCCCACGGAACGAGCCGCGAATAATTTAAATATCACCCTTCCCGGAGCAAAAACGGAAAAACTGATGAGCCACTTACAAAAGCTCGGCGTTAGCACCGGTTCTGCCTGCGGAACGGGGGCCATGGTTATTAGCCACGTCCTGACCGGGATTGGTTTAAGCCCCGAAGAGGTTCAGTGCTCTTTGCGCTTAAGCCTGGGACGATGGACCACGCGCGAGGAGATTTCACGTGCCGTAGATATCCTCAAAGAAGGAATATCTAAATAA